In the Flavisolibacter tropicus genome, one interval contains:
- a CDS encoding PAS domain-containing sensor histidine kinase, with protein MQPFPTSDFTSPDSSLNGQRAIQKIMDFSVDIICTIDKTGIFLKVGAASQKLLGYAPGELVGMQSNDLVYCDDKLVSQETFSQIRNGLEVTYFENRFCSKDGSIIPLVWSARWDEEEQIMYCVARDGREKKKVEQQLVEKQERLKKVYQMARVAGWEYDLLNKSTHWASDQLYEIYGISREEYPEFSQTVYLSLVHPDDRDRLQKDLSDFSVLNNYFTEHRMIRPNGQVIYVRQWIEVVFKDNIPALLKGVVQDITDSRLADQLLMANERRYRTLVQNGFDMIGILDVEGNYLYVAESVYRILGYEPKALVGKNVFDLVHANDVVRLAKSFSRLFTETYVDDLEPFRFLNAKGEWRWLESKAINMLHDSAVDGFVINSRDITDKKILQERFEKQVTEWQKRVNKATIQAQEQERAQLGKELHDNVNQVLTTVKLYTELCLDKHPDQQLLLEKATTYLSDCINEIRSISKRLSSPTLGEISLADSIKELVGALKLTNKLQISLTVNGDHAKISQEVHLGVYRIIQEHMTNILKHAEAARVNITISVCDFTLIVKIKDDGKGFDINAQRNGIGINNMQGRAESLNGKLTIDSKPTAGCTLTLAIPLEEVVEA; from the coding sequence ATGCAGCCATTTCCAACATCTGACTTTACTTCTCCTGATTCTAGTCTAAATGGCCAGCGTGCTATTCAAAAAATCATGGATTTCTCAGTAGATATAATTTGCACAATTGATAAAACGGGAATATTCTTGAAGGTCGGTGCGGCTTCTCAAAAATTATTAGGTTATGCCCCTGGCGAATTGGTAGGAATGCAATCAAACGATCTGGTTTATTGTGATGACAAATTAGTAAGCCAGGAGACTTTTTCGCAGATTAGAAACGGTTTAGAGGTTACCTATTTTGAAAATCGCTTTTGTAGTAAGGATGGTTCTATTATACCCTTGGTTTGGTCGGCACGATGGGATGAAGAAGAACAAATTATGTACTGTGTAGCTAGAGATGGACGGGAAAAGAAAAAAGTGGAGCAACAATTAGTAGAAAAACAGGAGCGTTTAAAGAAAGTATACCAAATGGCTCGTGTAGCTGGTTGGGAATATGATCTGTTAAACAAAAGCACCCATTGGGCATCTGATCAACTTTATGAAATATATGGTATTAGTCGTGAAGAGTATCCTGAATTTTCCCAAACAGTATACCTGTCTTTAGTACATCCGGACGATAGAGATCGTTTACAAAAGGATTTAAGTGATTTTAGTGTTTTAAACAACTACTTTACGGAGCACAGGATGATTCGGCCTAATGGGCAGGTGATTTATGTAAGACAATGGATTGAAGTGGTTTTTAAAGACAATATACCTGCACTTTTGAAAGGTGTAGTTCAGGATATTACAGATTCTAGATTGGCTGATCAACTGTTGATGGCAAATGAACGACGATATCGCACACTGGTACAGAATGGCTTTGATATGATTGGCATTCTGGATGTTGAAGGCAATTACCTATATGTGGCCGAATCTGTTTATCGCATTTTGGGCTATGAGCCCAAAGCTCTAGTTGGCAAAAATGTTTTTGATTTGGTACATGCAAATGATGTTGTGCGACTAGCTAAATCCTTTTCCCGGCTTTTTACTGAAACTTATGTTGATGATTTAGAGCCTTTTCGCTTTTTAAACGCGAAAGGGGAATGGCGCTGGCTAGAATCCAAGGCAATAAATATGCTTCATGATTCTGCCGTTGATGGCTTTGTAATTAACTCTCGAGACATAACTGATAAAAAGATATTGCAGGAACGTTTTGAAAAGCAAGTTACGGAATGGCAGAAGCGAGTGAATAAAGCAACCATTCAGGCCCAGGAACAGGAACGAGCGCAATTAGGAAAAGAGTTGCATGATAATGTAAACCAGGTATTGACTACCGTAAAACTTTATACTGAGCTTTGTTTGGATAAACACCCCGATCAACAATTGTTACTAGAAAAAGCTACCACGTATTTATCCGATTGTATAAACGAAATAAGGAGCATCTCAAAACGGCTTTCCAGTCCTACACTTGGTGAAATCAGCTTAGCTGATTCCATAAAAGAACTAGTTGGCGCATTAAAACTTACCAATAAACTTCAGATAAGCCTTACGGTTAATGGTGATCACGCAAAAATATCCCAGGAGGTGCATTTGGGCGTTTACCGCATTATTCAAGAGCACATGACAAACATCTTGAAACATGCCGAGGCTGCACGCGTAAATATTACCATTTCGGTTTGTGACTTCACTCTAATAGTAAAGATCAAAGATGATGGTAAAGGCTTTGATATAAATGCACAGCGAAATGGGATAGGGATCAATAACATGCAAGGGAGGGCTGAAAGCTTGAATGGTAAGTTAACCATAGATAGCAAACCAACTGCAGGTTGTACACTTACATTAGCTATTCCGCTAGAAGAGGTGGTAGAGGCATAA
- a CDS encoding sensor histidine kinase, translating into MTYKNFEGRIIIRVILLFIILLATSFLIVKGLYIYSVLITPVIIYQVIEFIRFQRKTHEELNQFVEAVHYRDFSRYFDVKQAPVELQPLREGFNEINTTFKVISKERETQFHYLQKILELVDTGILSYHEEGGEVVWMNESLKQMLQLPYLKTVQSLAKRDEELYKEILVLQPGESKVAIAHLEKQNLKVLLSATTFQTDGKKFKLIAFQNVNEALDQTEANAWRKLLSVLTHEIMNSVAPISSLAETLKHRLVATSQERSLDTSALEDLELGIETIKRRSEGLLKFAETYRNLNKITTLNLQRVYISELFANLHQLMQPTFEQKGIELDILLRDPSIMLQADPNLLEQVLINLTVNAIEAVKDKPSPKIVLSADQTTNKKIVIRVADNGQGMPDEVLDKIFIPFFSTKKHGSGIGLSLCKQIVMLHKGTIQVHSKEGVGTAFSLTFA; encoded by the coding sequence ATGACATATAAAAATTTTGAAGGGCGCATCATTATTCGCGTCATCTTATTATTTATCATCCTTTTAGCAACGTCATTTTTGATTGTAAAAGGGCTGTATATCTATTCAGTATTAATTACGCCTGTGATTATTTATCAAGTCATTGAATTCATCCGCTTTCAACGCAAAACACATGAGGAACTTAACCAGTTTGTTGAAGCTGTTCATTACCGTGACTTTTCTCGCTATTTTGATGTAAAGCAGGCCCCTGTTGAACTTCAGCCTTTAAGAGAGGGCTTTAATGAGATCAACACAACTTTTAAAGTTATTAGCAAAGAGCGCGAAACGCAATTCCATTATTTACAAAAGATATTAGAACTAGTTGATACTGGCATTCTTTCTTATCATGAAGAAGGTGGTGAAGTAGTTTGGATGAATGAATCACTTAAGCAGATGCTTCAGCTCCCCTATCTTAAAACAGTGCAATCATTAGCCAAGCGTGATGAAGAGTTATATAAAGAGATCCTGGTTTTACAACCCGGCGAGAGCAAAGTAGCCATTGCTCATTTGGAAAAACAAAACTTAAAAGTTCTCCTGTCTGCTACTACTTTTCAAACTGATGGCAAGAAATTCAAACTGATTGCCTTTCAAAATGTAAACGAAGCTCTTGACCAAACAGAAGCAAATGCCTGGAGAAAACTATTGAGCGTACTGACACATGAGATTATGAATTCAGTAGCCCCCATATCTTCTTTAGCTGAAACCCTTAAGCACAGGCTAGTAGCTACCAGCCAAGAACGCAGCCTTGATACAAGTGCATTAGAGGATCTAGAGTTGGGCATTGAAACCATTAAACGAAGAAGTGAAGGCCTGTTGAAGTTTGCAGAGACCTATCGCAACTTAAATAAGATCACCACCTTAAACCTGCAACGCGTGTATATCAGTGAGTTGTTTGCCAACCTGCACCAACTAATGCAACCCACTTTTGAACAGAAAGGAATTGAATTAGATATACTTTTGCGGGACCCATCCATTATGTTACAAGCTGACCCCAACTTGCTTGAGCAGGTATTGATCAATCTAACAGTAAATGCTATAGAAGCCGTTAAAGACAAACCGAGTCCAAAAATTGTATTATCTGCCGACCAAACAACCAATAAAAAGATTGTGATTCGAGTAGCCGATAACGGCCAAGGCATGCCAGACGAAGTGCTTGACAAGATCTTTATACCCTTCTTTAGCACCAAAAAACATGGCAGTGGTATTGGATTGAGCCTATGTAAGCAAATTGTTATGCTACATAAAGGCACTATACAGGTGCATTCTAAAGAAGGTGTAGGAACAGCGTTCTCTCTAACTTTTGCCTGA
- a CDS encoding rhomboid family intramembrane serine protease has product MQLSITVIIIIITVLVSLGGFSNQKIINDLIFYPPAVSRNKEWYRFFSCGLIHADYGHLIFNMLSLYLFGRFVEEQFVEIFGQVGKWYYLGLYVISLLVSLLPTYFRNKDNYQYRSLGASGAVSAIVFAGLMIAPYVEVGFFIIPPIIPGFIFGPLYLLVSAWLDRKGGGNINHSAHFWGALFGVLFIIIVGRTAGYDAIQEFINGVQLYLHSKGWA; this is encoded by the coding sequence ATGCAGCTTTCTATAACTGTCATAATTATTATCATAACTGTATTGGTCTCTCTTGGTGGTTTTTCCAATCAAAAGATCATTAATGATCTAATCTTTTACCCGCCTGCTGTTTCACGAAATAAGGAGTGGTATCGGTTCTTTTCCTGTGGCTTGATTCACGCCGATTACGGTCATCTGATATTCAATATGCTTTCACTTTACCTGTTTGGCCGTTTTGTAGAAGAACAGTTTGTTGAAATCTTTGGCCAGGTTGGTAAATGGTATTATTTAGGGCTTTACGTTATTTCTTTATTAGTGTCGCTTTTACCAACTTATTTCAGAAATAAAGATAATTACCAATACAGGAGCTTAGGGGCCTCTGGTGCTGTAAGTGCTATAGTCTTTGCCGGTTTGATGATTGCCCCCTATGTGGAAGTAGGCTTCTTCATCATCCCTCCTATTATTCCAGGTTTTATTTTCGGTCCATTGTACCTTTTAGTTTCAGCCTGGCTAGACCGTAAAGGTGGAGGTAACATTAACCACTCAGCGCACTTTTGGGGCGCTTTGTTTGGTGTGTTATTTATTATAATTGTTGGCCGTACAGCTGGTTATGATGCTATTCAGGAATTTATTAACGGCGTACAACTGTATTTGCACTCTAAAGGCTGGGCATAA
- a CDS encoding ABC transporter ATP-binding protein, translating to MGAGLGFTLKNVHWSLNTTLLLIFIQLSVQTIFSFMRVYLLTEVGEKSLEDLRRDVYTKLLSMPMAYFAEKRVGELSNRISSDLSQIQDAISFTLAEFLRGIFTLLIGLVFIFWISAKLALVMLAVVPVIAILAVVFGVRIRKMARRAQDQLADSGTIVQETFQGISIVKAFTSEFYEITRYVKSVQSVVNTAIANARYRGAFISFMIFSVFGAIAFVMWYGAHMIQSGQLTIGSLTMFVIFSMFVGGTFAGFADLFGQLQKTLGATQSVREILRSEGEPIELKSTIVEPTYELKGQVSFDQVAFSYPGRKDVPVLRNISLSANNGEQIALVGPSGAGKSTLAALLLRFYEPNDGAVLFDNRPANSIPLSQLRKQIALVPQDIILFGGTIKENIAYGKPDATDAEIQEAARKANAHHFISQFPEQYETVVGERGIKLSGGQRQRIAIARAILKDPSILILDEATSSLDSESEQLVQEALDNLMRGRTSFVIAHRLSTIRNADKIVVIDKGTVVETGSHQELMANNGLYRKLNEMQFEFGSVTTSPIDITGE from the coding sequence ATGGGGGCAGGGTTAGGATTTACGCTTAAGAATGTTCATTGGAGCTTAAATACCACGCTACTGCTCATTTTTATACAGTTAAGTGTACAGACTATCTTCTCTTTTATGAGAGTATATCTTCTGACGGAAGTTGGGGAGAAATCTTTGGAGGATCTGCGTCGTGATGTGTATACAAAGCTACTCAGTATGCCTATGGCTTATTTTGCAGAAAAACGGGTAGGTGAACTGAGTAACCGTATTTCGTCTGACCTTTCGCAAATACAAGATGCCATTTCCTTCACCTTAGCTGAATTTCTCAGAGGCATTTTTACCTTGTTGATCGGGTTAGTATTTATCTTCTGGATCAGTGCAAAACTGGCCTTGGTAATGCTGGCTGTGGTACCTGTAATAGCCATCCTAGCTGTAGTATTTGGTGTACGTATTAGAAAGATGGCTCGCCGTGCACAGGATCAGTTGGCAGATAGTGGTACCATTGTACAGGAGACCTTTCAAGGCATTTCTATAGTGAAAGCCTTTACCAGTGAGTTTTATGAGATTACTCGTTATGTAAAAAGTGTACAATCAGTAGTAAATACAGCTATCGCCAATGCCCGCTACCGTGGTGCCTTTATTTCATTTATGATCTTTAGTGTATTTGGCGCCATTGCGTTTGTAATGTGGTATGGTGCACATATGATCCAATCAGGCCAACTTACCATAGGTTCATTGACCATGTTTGTTATTTTCTCCATGTTCGTGGGAGGAACCTTTGCCGGCTTTGCCGATTTGTTTGGCCAACTTCAAAAAACACTCGGAGCTACACAGAGTGTACGTGAAATCTTGCGTAGTGAAGGAGAACCTATTGAACTGAAGTCAACAATAGTTGAGCCTACATATGAGTTAAAAGGACAAGTAAGCTTTGATCAAGTGGCCTTTAGCTATCCTGGCCGTAAAGATGTACCTGTGTTGAGAAATATTTCGCTATCTGCCAACAATGGAGAGCAAATAGCGCTAGTAGGACCAAGTGGTGCCGGAAAGAGCACGCTGGCAGCTTTATTATTGCGCTTCTATGAACCGAATGATGGAGCCGTTTTATTTGATAATAGACCCGCCAACTCTATTCCTCTCTCTCAATTACGCAAACAAATTGCACTAGTACCTCAAGACATCATTTTGTTTGGAGGCACAATCAAAGAGAATATTGCCTACGGCAAACCTGATGCTACTGATGCAGAAATCCAAGAGGCTGCGCGTAAGGCAAATGCACATCACTTTATTTCACAGTTTCCAGAACAGTACGAAACCGTTGTTGGTGAGCGTGGTATTAAACTGAGTGGTGGTCAGCGTCAGCGTATAGCCATTGCGAGAGCTATTTTAAAAGATCCATCTATTTTAATATTGGATGAAGCAACCTCTTCTTTAGACAGCGAAAGCGAGCAACTAGTACAAGAGGCATTAGATAACCTGATGAGGGGACGTACTTCTTTTGTTATTGCTCACCGACTGTCTACTATTCGCAATGCTGATAAGATCGTTGTGATTGATAAAGGAACAGTAGTAGAAACGGGTTCTCATCAGGAGTTAATGGCCAACAATGGGCTATATCGAAAGTTGAATGAAATGCAATTTGAGTTTGGAAGTGTTACGACTTCACCGATTGATATTACTGGCGAGTAG
- the rlmH gene encoding 23S rRNA (pseudouridine(1915)-N(3))-methyltransferase RlmH yields MKLSLWSIGKNNESYVKEGVEEFTKRLTKYFPVEWSIIPTPKNAGMMSEMDLKKKEGEMILQWLKPDDYLIALDERGKTFTSEGLANLLQQRATESTKNIVFLIGGAFGIDESVLQKAKVKWSLSQLTFPHQLVRLILAEQLYRACTILRNEKYHHK; encoded by the coding sequence ATGAAACTCTCACTTTGGTCCATCGGCAAAAACAATGAATCCTATGTAAAGGAAGGCGTGGAAGAATTTACCAAGCGACTTACTAAATACTTTCCTGTAGAATGGAGTATCATTCCTACACCTAAAAATGCAGGTATGATGTCTGAAATGGACTTAAAGAAAAAAGAGGGAGAAATGATCCTGCAATGGTTAAAGCCAGATGACTACCTAATAGCGTTAGATGAAAGAGGAAAAACCTTTACATCTGAAGGTTTGGCTAACCTATTACAACAACGGGCAACCGAAAGCACTAAAAACATTGTATTTCTTATTGGTGGCGCTTTTGGTATTGATGAATCTGTATTGCAAAAAGCAAAAGTAAAATGGTCGCTCTCACAGTTAACTTTTCCACATCAACTAGTACGCTTAATTTTAGCAGAACAACTCTACCGCGCATGTACTATTTTGCGCAATGAAAAATACCATCATAAGTGA
- a CDS encoding sigma-54-dependent transcriptional regulator has translation MSLKTASVLIIDDDVDVLTAVRLLLKPEVKEIVTEKNPENIRSILAKQSFDVILLDMNFNSSINTGNEGFYWLNKIKEFKSNAAVIMITAYGDIDLAIRSLKEGAFDFVVKPWHNEKLINTIADAAKNKNQSSASLKLQIEKPVIGSELIGDSEVMQDIFYKINKIAPTDANILILGENGTGKDLIAKAIHQQSLRADKAFIKVDVGALTESLFESELFGHKKGAFTDAREDRLGRFESANNGTLFLDEIGNISLFQQAKLLTVLQNRQVTRLGTNTPVPIDIRLICATNVPMTELANESRFRKDLIYRINTVEIIVPPLRKRGRDIILLANHFCKVYSNKYLKPNIELDNSAIDKLLHYHFPGNVRELQYAIERAVIMSEDRVLRAQDLLFSPIETASAQEEEAVTTNLSSVEKNTILRVIEKHNGNISKAAKELGITRTALYRRLNKYDI, from the coding sequence ATGTCACTGAAAACTGCTTCTGTTCTAATAATCGATGATGACGTAGACGTACTAACTGCTGTACGGTTATTATTAAAGCCAGAAGTCAAAGAAATTGTTACTGAAAAGAATCCTGAGAATATCCGTTCCATCTTAGCCAAACAGTCGTTCGATGTGATCTTGTTGGATATGAACTTCAACAGCTCCATTAATACAGGAAACGAAGGCTTTTATTGGCTAAATAAGATCAAAGAATTTAAGTCCAATGCAGCTGTTATTATGATTACTGCCTACGGAGATATTGATCTAGCTATACGCTCTTTAAAAGAAGGTGCTTTTGATTTTGTAGTAAAGCCCTGGCATAATGAAAAGCTGATCAATACTATAGCTGATGCTGCCAAAAACAAAAACCAATCATCGGCTTCTCTAAAACTACAAATAGAAAAACCCGTTATTGGCTCTGAGCTGATTGGTGATTCTGAAGTGATGCAGGATATTTTCTATAAGATCAACAAGATAGCCCCAACGGATGCTAATATTTTAATACTTGGAGAAAACGGAACCGGTAAGGATCTTATTGCCAAAGCCATACACCAACAGTCATTAAGAGCTGATAAAGCATTTATTAAAGTAGATGTCGGCGCTTTAACAGAATCATTATTTGAAAGTGAGTTATTTGGTCATAAAAAAGGAGCCTTTACCGACGCTCGCGAAGACCGTCTAGGTCGATTTGAATCAGCAAATAATGGGACTTTGTTTTTGGACGAGATCGGCAACATTAGTTTATTTCAGCAAGCCAAATTGCTTACCGTATTGCAAAACCGCCAGGTAACTCGATTAGGTACTAATACACCAGTACCTATTGATATTCGGCTGATATGCGCCACCAATGTGCCCATGACAGAACTGGCTAACGAATCGCGTTTTCGCAAAGACCTTATTTACCGGATCAATACAGTAGAGATCATAGTCCCTCCATTGCGTAAAAGAGGACGAGATATTATTTTACTGGCTAATCATTTTTGTAAAGTCTACAGTAACAAATATTTAAAACCAAATATAGAACTTGACAATAGTGCCATTGATAAATTGTTACACTACCATTTCCCAGGCAATGTAAGAGAGCTACAATATGCTATAGAGCGTGCAGTTATTATGTCGGAAGATCGTGTATTAAGAGCACAAGACTTGTTATTTTCTCCAATTGAAACTGCTAGTGCTCAAGAGGAAGAAGCTGTTACTACTAACCTAAGTAGTGTTGAAAAGAACACCATCTTACGCGTAATTGAAAAACACAATGGAAATATATCAAAAGCTGCCAAGGAATTAGGTATTACCAGAACGGCTTTATACCGCAGACTCAATAAATATGACATATAA
- a CDS encoding efflux RND transporter periplasmic adaptor subunit, whose translation MTVDRKIEKKRWNQKRILSIAGITALVLLICASWYFTSGKSRLNVDPERITISEVKKGAFQEFIPVNGMIMPITTIYLDAIEGGRIEEKLVEDGAFVKRGQPILRLSNTDLELSLANQETAVFDVLTQMQNTKNNAVQNTIQQLNHKADVDNAFIEAERLYKLNKHLYEEKVIGSQEFKASENNFTYQVNRKKLNEQTLQQDAISNKQQISQMGASYARMQNALALMRRKVGDLIVRAPVDGQLTSLDAEIGQSKNKGERLGQIDVMSGYKVRVDIDEHYISRVMIGQLGEATLAGKTYKLRIKKVYTQVNNGRFQVDMEFVDTPPSDVRRGQTLQIRLSLSDETQAVLVAKGGFFQQTGGNWIFKVNENGTMAYKVDVQLGRQNPDYYEVLSGLQPGDKVVTSSYENYGNMQELVLKK comes from the coding sequence ATGACCGTGGATCGTAAAATTGAAAAAAAACGCTGGAATCAAAAACGAATACTAAGTATTGCTGGTATCACTGCATTGGTCTTACTCATTTGTGCTAGCTGGTACTTCACTTCTGGTAAAAGCCGGTTAAATGTAGATCCTGAAAGAATCACAATAAGCGAAGTGAAAAAAGGAGCTTTCCAAGAATTCATTCCAGTAAATGGAATGATCATGCCGATCACAACTATTTATCTTGATGCAATAGAAGGAGGCCGGATAGAAGAGAAGTTAGTAGAGGATGGTGCGTTTGTAAAAAGAGGTCAACCGATTCTTCGGTTGTCTAATACCGATTTGGAATTAAGCCTGGCAAACCAGGAAACGGCAGTGTTTGATGTTTTAACACAAATGCAGAACACGAAAAACAATGCCGTTCAAAACACTATTCAACAGCTTAACCATAAAGCAGATGTGGACAATGCATTTATTGAGGCGGAACGCTTGTACAAGCTCAACAAACATTTGTATGAAGAAAAAGTAATTGGTTCACAAGAGTTTAAAGCTTCTGAAAATAATTTTACCTATCAAGTGAATCGTAAGAAACTTAACGAGCAAACGCTACAACAGGATGCTATTTCCAATAAACAACAAATTAGCCAGATGGGTGCTTCGTACGCACGCATGCAAAACGCTTTAGCCTTAATGCGCCGCAAAGTAGGAGACTTGATTGTTCGTGCTCCGGTTGACGGTCAATTAACATCATTGGATGCTGAAATAGGACAATCAAAGAACAAGGGCGAACGTTTAGGACAAATAGATGTAATGAGTGGTTATAAGGTGCGTGTAGATATTGATGAGCATTATATATCCCGGGTAATGATTGGTCAATTGGGGGAAGCAACATTGGCGGGTAAAACATACAAACTGCGAATTAAAAAGGTATATACCCAGGTAAATAATGGTCGTTTCCAGGTGGATATGGAATTTGTGGATACACCACCTTCGGATGTTCGGCGTGGGCAAACATTACAAATTAGACTCTCTTTAAGCGATGAAACGCAAGCTGTTTTAGTTGCTAAAGGAGGTTTCTTTCAACAAACTGGTGGCAATTGGATATTTAAAGTAAATGAGAATGGTACCATGGCTTATAAGGTTGATGTTCAATTAGGCCGTCAGAATCCAGACTATTATGAAGTGTTAAGTGGCTTGCAGCCTGGCGATAAAGTGGTGACTTCTAGCTATGAAAACTATGGCAATATGCAGGAACTAGTGCTGAAAAAATAG